From Methanomassiliicoccales archaeon LGM-RCC1, one genomic window encodes:
- a CDS encoding protease inhibitor I42 family protein codes for MKLIAGISVLAVVLVLFGTFYPSTADSQGDDMDFTMLEGSGDKTVKVGEEFTVGLRGNVTTGYDWVLVSDGGIALVDDLYRVDDPGNPPRVGVGGIHYFTLKAEKAGTYEVNFDYQRVWMGSEGNTLTLKITAE; via the coding sequence ATGAAGTTAATAGCTGGGATATCGGTCCTGGCGGTGGTTCTGGTCCTGTTCGGGACATTCTATCCTAGTACAGCGGACTCGCAGGGTGATGACATGGATTTCACAATGCTGGAGGGATCCGGGGACAAGACCGTCAAAGTTGGAGAGGAGTTCACCGTCGGATTGCGCGGAAACGTGACCACCGGGTACGATTGGGTACTGGTCTCTGATGGAGGCATCGCTTTGGTAGACGACCTGTATCGTGTGGACGATCCAGGCAACCCTCCGAGGGTAGGGGTCGGCGGAATCCATTATTTCACTCTGAAGGCGGAGAAAGCAGGAACCTATGAGGTCAATTTTGATTACCAGCGCGTCTGGATGGGGTCAGAAGGCAACACCTTGACCCTTAAGATCACAGCGGAATGA
- a CDS encoding ABC transporter ATP-binding protein has protein sequence MTDDHNEAPLLELRDLHKIYEDGYHAVRGVSYKIGPGLLVGLIGPNGCGKSTMMKCINRLHDITEGDVLIDSESVREKSPSEIAKVVANVPAELKASFGLTVYETVILGRYPYLKNMWWESPEDESFVEDALKKFGVSHLKDRPLSMLSSGERQRVLIAKAYVQQPRLMLVDEPTSHLDMKYKLDVMEYLSAMVKKDMTILVAEHDISLMARYCDLCIIMKKGEIVAIGKPKDVITPELIEDVYEVSASVGLDKDGELFVLPKRFRKDHDIL, from the coding sequence ATGACGGATGATCACAACGAGGCCCCTCTGCTGGAGCTCAGGGACCTTCACAAGATCTACGAGGACGGATACCACGCGGTGAGGGGAGTATCATATAAAATTGGCCCCGGACTGCTGGTGGGACTGATCGGCCCCAACGGGTGCGGTAAATCCACCATGATGAAGTGCATCAACAGGCTGCACGACATCACCGAAGGCGATGTCCTGATTGACAGCGAGTCCGTAAGAGAGAAGAGCCCCAGCGAGATCGCGAAGGTTGTCGCCAACGTCCCTGCCGAGCTAAAGGCCAGTTTCGGACTGACCGTGTACGAGACAGTGATATTAGGAAGATATCCCTATCTGAAGAACATGTGGTGGGAATCCCCGGAGGACGAGTCCTTCGTGGAGGACGCCCTCAAGAAGTTCGGAGTATCGCATCTGAAAGACCGCCCGCTCAGTATGCTATCTTCAGGAGAGAGGCAGCGCGTTCTCATCGCAAAGGCCTATGTCCAGCAACCCAGACTGATGCTCGTGGACGAACCGACTTCACACCTCGACATGAAGTACAAGCTGGATGTCATGGAGTACCTCAGCGCCATGGTCAAAAAGGACATGACCATCCTCGTTGCGGAGCACGACATCTCTCTGATGGCAAGGTACTGCGACCTGTGCATCATCATGAAGAAGGGTGAGATCGTGGCCATCGGCAAGCCGAAGGACGTCATCACACCCGAACTGATCGAGGATGTCTACGAGGTATCCGCATCGGTCGGACTCGATAAGGACGGAGAGCTGTTCGTACTCCCGAAGAGGTTTAGGAAAGATCACGACATCCTTTAA
- a CDS encoding exosome protein encodes MSLQVIFHWVRVQTFCYATERQDLIEDTLKELLGDIEFEEEITESEHGNTMMILETRITKQREFTDLFSKLGDDVLDYILDDIDNRVDEDDMFYLRLDKQKAVQGLYEVAHHGDVISIFGKVQAHPARKDVAVKVLEEFLQAIRSPPSARS; translated from the coding sequence ATGAGCTTGCAGGTCATATTCCATTGGGTAAGGGTACAGACATTCTGCTACGCCACCGAGAGACAGGACCTCATCGAGGATACGCTGAAGGAGCTCCTCGGGGACATAGAGTTCGAAGAGGAGATCACAGAGAGCGAGCACGGGAACACCATGATGATCCTGGAAACCCGCATAACGAAGCAGAGGGAGTTCACTGACCTGTTCTCTAAGCTCGGCGACGATGTCCTGGATTACATCCTCGATGACATCGACAACCGTGTCGATGAGGATGACATGTTCTACCTGCGCTTGGACAAGCAGAAGGCCGTTCAGGGCCTCTATGAGGTCGCCCATCACGGCGACGTGATTTCGATATTCGGCAAGGTGCAGGCGCATCCGGCAAGAAAGGATGTGGCCGTCAAGGTTCTAGAGGAGTTCCTTCAGGCAATCCGGTCTCCTCCATCGGCTCGTTCTTGA
- a CDS encoding ABC transporter ATP-binding protein — MLDVKDLAFSYTDEETLKCIEMLIKPGEFVALMGPNGSGKTTLMRCINKVMKINNGSVNIDGDDILSMTMEDIAKICTTVPADTPLDFALTVRDFVSLGRTPFINSLWWESDEDEAIVDKAMWDLGITKYSERRLHELSSGERARVLLAKGVVQTPKLMLVDEPSAHLDIKYKVQVMEILKDLTRRTGLTVLIASHDINLLTRFCDRIMLLSKGKILDCGLAKDVVTKESIREVFGIEVELVECNDTLYILPTGSTMNIQ; from the coding sequence ATGTTGGATGTAAAAGACCTGGCGTTCAGTTACACCGATGAGGAGACTCTAAAATGCATTGAGATGCTTATCAAGCCAGGTGAATTCGTGGCTTTGATGGGACCCAACGGATCGGGTAAGACCACACTGATGCGCTGTATCAACAAGGTCATGAAGATCAATAACGGTTCGGTGAACATAGATGGTGACGATATCCTTTCAATGACCATGGAAGACATCGCCAAGATCTGCACGACGGTCCCTGCGGACACCCCCTTGGACTTCGCACTAACGGTAAGGGATTTCGTATCCCTTGGACGCACGCCCTTCATCAACTCTCTATGGTGGGAAAGCGATGAGGATGAGGCGATAGTCGACAAGGCCATGTGGGACCTCGGCATCACTAAATACTCTGAGAGAAGACTCCATGAACTGAGCAGCGGAGAAAGAGCACGTGTTCTGCTAGCAAAGGGGGTCGTCCAGACTCCGAAGCTGATGTTGGTTGATGAACCAAGTGCACACCTTGACATCAAATACAAGGTCCAGGTTATGGAAATCCTCAAGGACCTTACCAGAAGAACTGGATTGACCGTGCTGATAGCATCTCACGACATCAATCTGCTGACCAGATTCTGCGACCGCATAATGCTTCTCTCAAAGGGGAAGATCCTTGACTGCGGCCTCGCCAAGGATGTAGTTACTAAAGAATCCATCAGGGAGGTTTTCGGCATCGAGGTTGAGCTTGTGGAGTGCAACGACACACTCTACATCCTTCCGACAGGTTCCACCATGAACATACAGTAA
- the dcd gene encoding dCTP deaminase: MAILSDKDIVESMMTGYLGISDYHERGLTPNGYDLRIKEIMVRGDPDLKTEGNVTIPPRTMFYVSTIERVRMPKDVCAQLWLRTTWIRKGIIGSFGKIDAGFEGTLTLGAYNATDDPIELPIGERFCQMVFETLNSETLKDYSERSGHYQGQTGVTLEQIKKD; the protein is encoded by the coding sequence ATGGCGATACTATCTGACAAGGACATCGTGGAGAGCATGATGACCGGATACCTCGGAATCAGCGACTATCACGAGAGGGGACTTACTCCGAACGGATATGACCTCCGCATCAAGGAGATCATGGTCAGGGGAGATCCGGACCTGAAGACCGAAGGGAATGTCACCATACCTCCGAGGACGATGTTCTATGTATCCACTATCGAGAGGGTCAGGATGCCCAAGGATGTCTGCGCCCAGCTCTGGCTGAGGACGACATGGATAAGGAAAGGAATAATCGGTTCCTTCGGGAAGATAGATGCCGGATTCGAGGGCACACTCACTCTCGGAGCGTACAACGCCACGGATGACCCCATAGAGCTGCCGATAGGCGAGAGATTCTGTCAGATGGTCTTCGAGACCCTGAACAGCGAAACGCTGAAGGACTATTCGGAGAGGAGCGGCCACTACCAGGGTCAGACGGGCGTCACTCTGGAGCAGATCAAGAAGGATTGA
- a CDS encoding ABC transporter substrate-binding protein gives MDKKTMSIIGILVIAVVAVAAIAVFMVPHDQKEGVTDYAGNVIELTKDPTRIVCTDVVGAEIVSDLGYNKAIVGVSSYASVFDVSSDIVGIDLDLDYPGNLVADIESGKVAIVGSYYNWTADAVAACEPDIVIISKEQISSDTSKMTQLQTLGITVIVLNNEYGFQDSLDNYSLLGKILGKQSMTKKITDAMTSAFEKIKEVAAKSDLAGKKYAYICDSGSYGFYIYKNHMIITLLNSVGFVNSMPVNATTKIQFQEELAKANPDFIILDDMSMGLDWATVVAGWKADPVLGEVDCIKNDMFWCLEYKPFQACGYNTVHLINGAALIAAMINPEDTGVVVPNIVTSKDWENYIQWLDEY, from the coding sequence ATGGACAAAAAAACGATGTCTATTATCGGAATCCTTGTGATTGCGGTTGTCGCAGTAGCTGCAATAGCCGTTTTTATGGTACCCCATGATCAGAAGGAAGGTGTTACAGATTACGCAGGAAACGTCATTGAACTGACAAAGGACCCCACAAGAATTGTCTGTACAGACGTTGTCGGTGCAGAAATCGTTTCTGACCTTGGATACAATAAGGCCATCGTCGGAGTTTCATCCTACGCTAGTGTATTCGATGTTTCGTCCGACATAGTTGGAATTGATCTGGACTTAGACTACCCTGGAAACTTAGTAGCAGATATCGAATCTGGAAAGGTCGCGATCGTGGGTTCGTACTACAACTGGACTGCAGATGCGGTCGCGGCATGCGAACCTGATATTGTCATCATCTCCAAAGAACAGATTTCTTCGGACACCTCTAAAATGACACAGCTTCAGACCCTCGGAATCACCGTCATCGTCCTCAATAACGAGTACGGATTCCAGGACAGTCTTGACAACTACAGTCTTCTTGGTAAGATCCTCGGAAAGCAGAGCATGACCAAGAAAATCACAGATGCCATGACCAGTGCATTCGAAAAGATCAAAGAGGTCGCTGCCAAGTCTGATCTGGCAGGTAAAAAGTATGCATACATCTGCGACAGCGGAAGCTATGGATTCTACATTTACAAGAACCACATGATCATCACCTTGCTAAACAGTGTCGGATTCGTCAACTCCATGCCTGTTAATGCCACAACCAAGATCCAATTCCAGGAGGAATTGGCAAAGGCAAACCCCGATTTCATAATTCTCGACGATATGTCAATGGGTCTTGATTGGGCAACTGTGGTTGCAGGATGGAAAGCGGACCCTGTCCTTGGAGAGGTCGATTGCATCAAAAACGATATGTTCTGGTGCCTCGAATACAAGCCCTTCCAAGCTTGCGGATACAATACCGTCCACCTCATTAACGGTGCCGCACTCATCGCTGCAATGATAAACCCTGAGGACACCGGAGTTGTAGTCCCCAACATCGTCACCAGCAAAGACTGGGAAAACTACATCCAGTGGCTCGACGAATACTGA
- a CDS encoding iron ABC transporter permease, with product MNDSAISNNPQELTGVKKTRRRATLIVISGIISLFFLFLISLNVGAYPIEIGDAIHQIWQIIITGGNPEDMSGKVILNLRIPRAIAVILVGAGLAIAGAVMQAMIHNPLVDPYVTGVSSGASFGVVLFTLGGSLTGWAFSFMLAPIGAIAGAVGAFFATMVVAEAAGGKAMSYVLGGVIIAAGLSSATTIIMSLTADKIHSITGWMFGSFADIEWADVCIIAIPIIAILIVVLLEARKLNVMLLGESQAQYLGLDSRKYKRNMLMLTAVLTAFCVAYCGVIGFVGLIVPHLCRMVVGGDHRVLIPSSIIVGSVVLMVADVICKSGPIGELPIGAITSVVGVPFFIYLMMKEGKRYAM from the coding sequence ATGAATGATTCAGCGATTTCTAATAATCCGCAGGAACTCACTGGCGTCAAAAAGACGCGCAGAAGAGCTACACTTATCGTCATTTCAGGAATAATCTCACTGTTTTTTCTCTTCTTGATCTCCCTAAATGTAGGTGCATATCCTATCGAGATTGGTGATGCGATTCATCAGATTTGGCAGATCATAATAACAGGGGGCAATCCAGAAGACATGAGCGGCAAGGTCATCTTAAACCTCAGGATTCCACGTGCCATTGCAGTCATACTTGTTGGTGCTGGCCTAGCCATCGCTGGAGCCGTTATGCAGGCTATGATCCACAACCCTTTGGTAGATCCGTACGTGACCGGTGTGTCATCGGGTGCATCGTTCGGGGTCGTCCTATTTACCTTGGGTGGATCGCTTACAGGATGGGCATTCTCATTCATGCTTGCACCGATCGGGGCCATCGCAGGAGCGGTGGGTGCTTTCTTCGCCACTATGGTCGTGGCAGAAGCAGCAGGCGGAAAGGCGATGAGCTATGTCCTAGGCGGGGTGATTATCGCAGCGGGCCTAAGCTCTGCCACAACGATCATAATGTCTTTGACAGCCGATAAAATCCACAGCATAACCGGGTGGATGTTCGGAAGTTTCGCAGACATCGAATGGGCTGACGTCTGCATCATAGCCATCCCGATTATCGCCATATTGATCGTAGTCCTACTGGAAGCAAGGAAACTGAACGTTATGCTTCTGGGAGAGAGCCAAGCACAGTACCTCGGTCTCGATTCTAGGAAGTACAAGAGGAACATGCTGATGCTCACCGCCGTATTGACCGCATTCTGCGTTGCATACTGTGGAGTCATTGGTTTCGTAGGACTCATCGTCCCACACCTGTGCAGGATGGTGGTCGGCGGTGATCACAGGGTACTGATCCCCTCAAGCATCATCGTCGGTTCCGTCGTCCTAATGGTTGCTGATGTGATTTGTAAATCCGGGCCTATCGGTGAACTACCAATTGGTGCAATCACCTCGGTTGTCGGAGTTCCGTTCTTTATCTACCTGATGATGAAGGAGGGTAAGAGATATGCCATGTGA
- a CDS encoding iron chelate uptake ABC transporter family permease subunit: MDRRKTLLMCALLVLAFTATLVAEAQQESDASDSTANILFDKGNGDIKWYAANGTGTVSDVIVSTLNLNGHQASISGSKLTVDGKSSYTVGTGMATSDDILTNPGTSSVTVTSTWIVYEWTDGKWEPKSNLSSSFDGTYAIGFYPAGTVPAETPDHQSITCMGNDSTMQYYMNARISSDSPEFVWGNNGMNGVKGSYSQPLTASGLVFVKYGYGMKEYAQNACMTCMDLYTGEEKWHFFFPTTYYEVTTSAIVGDYLYVQSSFGKLYKINYKTSEGDITNSMDVTTFYGAPAPTSDVKVPNKIPEGVHGKNNADGLTSLSYNSGVLVSKGVTGMVYCFDLNLNPIWSCQTSGVSYTYAASIDDDYVYAGQFDGHLYVIDKKNGNLIYDQLVYEKYKGDDYTGSVCPVAILEKDGEKYLGMAFNDGLVMSSRVYGIAMYKVDLDDGFSLNEVVKIESSLGAVSGYVTPFISEEFTGFYFSCNKDSTPTVCRINLEGKVEYLSTANYVTHGALVNINNEKLAATSYTKGQPLMEFDLDGKRIGEYWIPDDYTDFCMTNAIFIDGYYFGGNDVSVYFVKGGFDEPKNVDPVDPVDDSNLWLAISVVVSIIAILLIIYAALKFVKGWEHPFAQLKDSFGHFLYGDDYTHNTLRRHRLWLVMGVGIVLTLFVMLLSMCLGPTSIMSPGEMFSSLFSAIGKGGQNLNYNELMVYSARLPRTLVALAVGIGLSIAGAMYQAIIRNPLVDPYIMGVSSGAGTAAIAVIAFDFTFFGLFPSHSIYLTAIAAALGGIIAFGCTMLLANRSGGSSVNYVLSGVIVGLVFGAAQTLMLTFAGSKVSGALSWLYGSFAEITWAKVWIVLIPALAISFAALFWAREFNLVLLGEDQAKQMGLNVKKFNLIMLTLASVLTAICVAFCGIIGFVGLVIPHLCRMMLGGDHRLVLPASMAFGGFLMIAADLLSRMLIIGFELPVGAITTIIGVPVFAWLLIKRGKMYDG, encoded by the coding sequence ATGGATCGCAGGAAGACATTGTTGATGTGTGCCCTATTGGTATTGGCATTCACAGCCACCCTCGTCGCAGAGGCACAGCAGGAGTCGGATGCGTCCGACAGTACCGCAAACATCCTTTTCGATAAGGGGAACGGCGATATCAAATGGTATGCCGCTAACGGAACGGGGACTGTCTCCGATGTTATAGTCTCGACGCTAAACTTAAACGGCCACCAGGCTTCAATATCTGGTTCAAAACTGACCGTGGACGGCAAGAGCAGTTACACAGTGGGAACCGGGATGGCCACATCGGATGACATACTGACAAACCCCGGAACTTCATCTGTTACGGTTACGAGCACCTGGATAGTGTATGAATGGACAGACGGCAAATGGGAACCGAAATCAAATCTCTCATCATCGTTCGACGGAACATATGCGATTGGATTCTATCCTGCGGGCACGGTTCCCGCCGAGACTCCTGACCATCAGTCCATAACTTGCATGGGTAACGACTCCACTATGCAATACTACATGAACGCCAGAATATCATCCGACAGTCCCGAGTTCGTCTGGGGAAACAACGGTATGAATGGTGTGAAGGGATCGTACTCCCAGCCGCTAACCGCTTCGGGCCTGGTGTTCGTGAAGTATGGTTACGGCATGAAAGAGTATGCGCAGAATGCCTGCATGACTTGTATGGATCTGTATACTGGTGAAGAGAAATGGCATTTCTTCTTCCCCACCACATACTATGAAGTCACAACTTCTGCAATAGTCGGAGACTACCTGTATGTCCAATCCTCGTTCGGTAAGCTATACAAAATCAACTACAAGACATCCGAGGGCGACATAACCAATTCGATGGATGTCACTACTTTCTATGGAGCCCCGGCACCTACATCAGACGTCAAGGTACCTAATAAAATCCCTGAGGGAGTCCATGGAAAGAACAATGCAGATGGATTAACATCACTGAGCTACAACTCTGGCGTCCTAGTATCTAAAGGGGTCACAGGCATGGTGTATTGCTTCGACCTTAATCTGAATCCCATATGGTCTTGCCAGACAAGTGGTGTGAGCTATACCTATGCAGCCTCCATCGATGATGATTACGTCTATGCTGGTCAGTTTGACGGTCACCTGTATGTCATCGATAAGAAAAACGGAAATCTGATTTATGACCAGCTCGTCTACGAAAAATACAAGGGTGACGACTACACTGGTTCAGTCTGCCCTGTAGCTATCTTAGAGAAAGACGGAGAGAAATATCTAGGCATGGCATTTAACGATGGATTGGTGATGAGTTCTAGAGTCTACGGAATTGCGATGTACAAAGTGGATTTAGACGATGGGTTCTCGCTAAATGAAGTGGTAAAGATCGAATCAAGTTTGGGTGCGGTAAGCGGTTATGTTACTCCATTCATTTCTGAAGAATTCACTGGTTTCTATTTCTCTTGCAACAAGGATTCCACACCTACAGTGTGCCGTATAAACCTAGAAGGCAAGGTCGAGTATCTTAGCACCGCCAACTACGTCACGCATGGGGCTCTTGTAAATATCAATAATGAGAAACTCGCTGCAACCAGTTACACTAAAGGTCAGCCACTCATGGAGTTTGATCTCGACGGAAAGAGAATAGGAGAATACTGGATTCCTGATGACTACACCGACTTCTGCATGACAAATGCGATATTCATCGACGGATACTACTTCGGTGGTAACGATGTCTCGGTATACTTCGTAAAGGGAGGATTCGACGAACCAAAGAACGTTGATCCAGTCGATCCTGTTGATGACAGCAACCTCTGGTTAGCCATCAGCGTGGTAGTTTCAATTATCGCCATACTTCTAATCATATATGCCGCCTTAAAGTTCGTCAAAGGCTGGGAACATCCTTTCGCACAGCTTAAGGATTCCTTCGGACACTTCCTGTACGGAGACGATTACACCCATAACACCCTTCGCAGACACAGACTTTGGCTGGTCATGGGCGTAGGTATAGTGCTCACACTGTTCGTGATGCTATTGTCCATGTGTCTCGGGCCCACATCGATAATGAGTCCTGGAGAGATGTTCTCATCACTGTTCTCCGCCATCGGCAAAGGAGGGCAGAACCTGAACTACAACGAATTGATGGTGTACAGTGCAAGATTACCGAGAACCTTGGTCGCCCTGGCTGTCGGTATCGGGCTATCCATTGCCGGTGCGATGTATCAGGCTATCATTAGAAACCCTCTAGTCGATCCATACATCATGGGAGTGAGTTCCGGAGCGGGAACAGCGGCCATAGCTGTAATAGCGTTCGACTTCACGTTCTTCGGACTATTCCCATCGCATTCTATCTACCTGACTGCCATCGCGGCCGCACTCGGGGGAATCATTGCCTTCGGATGCACAATGTTGCTCGCAAACAGATCCGGTGGTTCTTCAGTCAATTATGTTCTCTCGGGAGTGATCGTTGGCCTTGTATTCGGAGCCGCACAGACTCTAATGCTGACATTCGCTGGAAGCAAAGTATCCGGTGCACTTTCATGGCTGTACGGTTCATTCGCGGAGATTACCTGGGCAAAGGTATGGATTGTCCTCATACCGGCGCTCGCGATCTCCTTTGCTGCCCTATTCTGGGCCAGAGAATTCAACCTCGTGCTTCTGGGCGAGGATCAGGCCAAGCAGATGGGTTTGAATGTCAAGAAGTTCAACCTGATCATGCTGACATTGGCGTCAGTCCTGACCGCCATCTGTGTTGCGTTCTGCGGAATCATCGGATTCGTCGGACTGGTCATCCCCCACCTATGCCGTATGATGCTTGGAGGGGATCACAGGCTTGTGCTGCCTGCGTCCATGGCGTTCGGAGGATTCTTGATGATAGCAGCGGATCTGCTGTCAAGGATGCTGATCATCGGATTCGAATTACCAGTCGGAGCCATCACCACGATCATAGGTGTGCCTGTGTTCGCTTGGCTCCTTATCAAGAGGGGGAAGATGTATGACGGATGA
- a CDS encoding class I SAM-dependent methyltransferase family protein, translating into MVKCLRVPKKDGEFVRSRLVSEDLLDLDSKIRAEGDFLLIPIKCDSFEEYEVLDCDLEVQEHKVSDYTEIAKVPQDLEDALPSSFDVVGDVAMIKIPDELWDYRHQIGDALIKVNRNIRVVFHDYGVKGDFRIRDLEKIAGEGSSETVHKEFGVKLYTDPSKVYFNPRLSSERSRIANLVKDGETIIDMFAGVAPFGTVIGKLAKPDVIYSIDLNPEAERFARMNADKNHIGCIRPMTGDSSKLIYDLPMADRVIMNLPQIADRFLGFAMDRMKSGATAHMYKIIERAEFPQFCGDLTKEMKEKGHRIEIHSSELKTYSPTMSVYSMDVVKL; encoded by the coding sequence ATGGTCAAATGCCTTCGCGTACCAAAGAAAGACGGGGAATTCGTCCGTTCACGTCTGGTATCAGAGGACCTTCTGGACCTTGATTCCAAGATACGCGCTGAAGGCGACTTCCTTCTAATACCGATCAAGTGCGACTCCTTCGAAGAATACGAGGTGTTAGACTGCGATCTCGAGGTCCAGGAGCACAAGGTGTCCGACTACACGGAGATCGCCAAGGTGCCCCAGGATCTGGAGGATGCCCTTCCCAGTTCATTCGATGTCGTCGGTGATGTCGCAATGATCAAGATCCCCGACGAACTTTGGGATTACAGACACCAGATAGGGGATGCACTGATCAAGGTCAACAGGAACATCCGTGTGGTTTTCCATGACTACGGCGTCAAAGGGGACTTCAGGATAAGGGATCTGGAGAAGATCGCAGGAGAGGGCTCATCAGAGACTGTCCACAAGGAGTTCGGAGTCAAACTGTACACCGACCCTTCCAAGGTCTACTTCAACCCAAGGCTATCCTCGGAGAGGTCCAGGATCGCCAACCTTGTGAAGGATGGCGAGACGATAATCGACATGTTCGCCGGCGTCGCCCCGTTCGGCACCGTCATAGGGAAATTGGCAAAACCCGATGTCATCTACTCAATCGACCTCAATCCTGAAGCGGAACGCTTTGCAAGGATGAATGCCGATAAAAATCACATCGGATGCATCAGACCGATGACGGGCGATTCCTCGAAACTCATCTACGACCTGCCCATGGCCGACCGTGTGATAATGAACCTGCCCCAGATAGCCGACAGATTCCTTGGATTCGCAATGGATCGGATGAAATCTGGTGCGACAGCACACATGTACAAGATCATCGAAAGGGCGGAATTCCCTCAATTCTGCGGTGATCTTACGAAAGAAATGAAAGAGAAAGGACACCGCATCGAGATACACAGCTCTGAATTGAAGACTTACTCTCCGACCATGAGCGTGTACTCGATGGATGTCGTTAAACTTTGA
- a CDS encoding LD-carboxypeptidase: MIIPAFLKEGQTIGVTAPSFGVVEPLDIIRFEHAEEKLGKLGHPVRKTSNVHTADESGRSSPMMQRVMELGSLLEDDSVGAVISASGGDYQCEMLMGMDWDFVERHPKWIQGYSDNTVLLFKITAEHDIATIYCGNFGDYGMEPWHRSVSENLEFLEGKRTSQKSFEMYQDGFFDKETGLEPIGQDKAVEWVSNVGDTKFSGRLIGGCMDVLEWYNKKGMVSLEGFNRKYSKDGIIWYMETFDMDQPRIKKMFKSMIKDGWFEGVKGFVFGRPLFYRGDDYQKVVCDCLKEFNVPKVFGADVGHKGPRMTFINGAKVTFDVNRDKASISYQFDN, encoded by the coding sequence ATGATAATCCCCGCTTTCCTCAAGGAAGGACAGACCATCGGAGTCACCGCACCGTCTTTCGGAGTGGTCGAACCCCTGGACATCATCCGCTTCGAACACGCGGAGGAAAAACTTGGGAAGCTGGGGCATCCTGTGAGGAAGACGTCCAACGTGCATACGGCCGATGAGAGCGGAAGGAGCTCGCCCATGATGCAGCGCGTCATGGAACTGGGAAGCCTGTTGGAGGACGATTCCGTCGGTGCTGTGATTTCTGCCAGCGGCGGGGACTACCAGTGCGAGATGCTCATGGGAATGGACTGGGATTTCGTAGAGAGGCATCCGAAGTGGATTCAGGGCTACTCCGACAACACCGTCCTTCTGTTCAAGATCACGGCGGAACACGATATCGCCACGATCTACTGCGGTAACTTCGGGGACTATGGGATGGAGCCTTGGCACCGCAGCGTGTCCGAGAACCTGGAGTTCCTGGAAGGAAAGAGGACATCCCAGAAATCCTTCGAGATGTATCAGGATGGTTTCTTCGATAAGGAGACCGGACTCGAACCCATCGGACAGGATAAGGCGGTCGAATGGGTGTCGAACGTCGGGGACACCAAGTTCTCAGGCAGGCTTATCGGCGGATGCATGGACGTCCTCGAATGGTATAACAAGAAGGGAATGGTCTCGTTGGAAGGATTCAACAGGAAATACTCCAAAGACGGCATCATTTGGTATATGGAGACCTTCGACATGGACCAGCCCCGGATCAAGAAGATGTTCAAGAGCATGATCAAGGACGGCTGGTTCGAGGGAGTCAAGGGATTCGTGTTCGGGAGACCACTGTTTTACCGCGGTGACGACTATCAGAAGGTCGTATGTGATTGCCTCAAAGAATTCAACGTACCGAAGGTGTTCGGTGCGGATGTAGGTCATAAAGGACCGAGGATGACGTTCATAAACGGTGCAAAAGTAACTTTTGATGTAAACAGAGATAAGGCAAGTATCTCCTATCAGTTCGATAATTGA